One window of the Granulicella arctica genome contains the following:
- a CDS encoding VOC family protein codes for MMISLKRLALVASCATLSLTSLFAQQKRPAITGISHMCVFASDPAASENFYGHVLGGVKAPDPQSAEGKRFYFSATQFVEVLPLPADHSISRIGCVAFITTDAPALHSYLKAHGTDPGAPVALASDGSHWFSTKDPEGNVVQFVQPGHAPSLAGGKPIGTHVIHVGFLVHDKAAEDRFYKDLLGFKPYWFGAMQPDKVDWISAQVPDGHDWLEYMMVGDGSTTPIAKVDQRELGVLNHFSIGVPNMEQAIQTLYKEDRLSPRHDGPQMGKDGKWQGNLYDPDMTRVELMEFQPVMKPCCSGFTAESPTH; via the coding sequence ATGATGATCTCTCTCAAGCGCCTCGCCCTTGTCGCCTCCTGCGCCACCCTCAGCCTCACAAGTCTCTTTGCTCAGCAAAAGCGTCCAGCCATCACCGGCATCTCCCACATGTGCGTCTTTGCGAGTGACCCGGCAGCCTCCGAGAACTTCTACGGGCACGTACTCGGCGGCGTCAAAGCTCCCGACCCCCAGTCCGCGGAAGGCAAGCGCTTCTACTTCAGCGCCACGCAATTCGTCGAGGTCCTTCCGCTTCCAGCCGACCACTCCATCAGCCGCATCGGTTGCGTCGCCTTCATCACCACCGACGCCCCTGCACTGCACTCCTACCTCAAAGCTCACGGCACCGACCCAGGCGCGCCCGTCGCCCTGGCCAGTGACGGCAGCCACTGGTTCAGCACCAAAGATCCTGAGGGCAACGTCGTCCAGTTCGTTCAGCCCGGCCACGCTCCTTCGCTCGCGGGCGGCAAGCCCATCGGCACCCACGTCATCCACGTCGGCTTCCTCGTCCACGACAAGGCCGCCGAAGACCGCTTCTACAAAGACCTCCTCGGCTTCAAACCCTACTGGTTTGGAGCGATGCAGCCCGACAAGGTCGACTGGATCTCAGCACAGGTCCCCGACGGTCACGACTGGCTTGAGTACATGATGGTCGGCGACGGCTCCACCACGCCCATCGCGAAGGTCGATCAGCGAGAGCTTGGCGTCCTCAACCATTTCTCCATCGGTGTCCCCAACATGGAGCAGGCCATCCAAACCCTCTACAAAGAGGACCGCCTCAGCCCCCGCCACGACGGGCCCCAGATGGGCAAAGACGGCAAGTGGCAAGGGAACCTCTACGACCCCGACATGACCCGCGTCGAGTTGATGGAGTTTCAACCCGTCATGAAACCCTGCTGCTCCGGCTTCACAGCAGAAAGCCCAACCCACTAG
- a CDS encoding alpha/beta hydrolase, protein MRQIRLKTVVMVATGVFCLGTYSIAQTAAKAQGDSSVIAVDGTATVTRIVPVPTMISQEAQKMLARQVSDVAVPETLDVRRTKTDTWQAGAGEKFRKLYPVNVTSQTIGGVPTKVIMPMNVPKDKQQRVLINLHGGGFNSDSGSLTETVPVAFMSQTKVVAVLYRLAPEHPFPAAVDDAVAVYRELLKTYKPRNIGMFGTSAGAILTGEVAVKLKQLGLPLPGALGIFSGMGDFSQAGDSVALYALNGFSGHLDPPSAEGRDKGYTADIDPKDPVLSPMYADLHGLPPTLFMTSGRDLLLSGTTLLHRAFLRAGVDARLVVFEALPHAFWNNETLPETKEADQMMAEFFNRELGR, encoded by the coding sequence GTGAGACAGATCAGATTGAAGACCGTAGTGATGGTTGCGACAGGTGTTTTCTGTCTTGGGACGTATAGCATTGCGCAGACTGCGGCCAAGGCGCAGGGTGACTCGAGCGTGATAGCGGTGGATGGAACGGCTACCGTGACGCGGATCGTTCCGGTACCGACAATGATCAGCCAGGAGGCGCAGAAGATGCTGGCGCGGCAGGTCTCCGATGTGGCCGTGCCGGAGACCCTGGACGTGCGACGGACCAAGACGGATACGTGGCAGGCGGGCGCGGGCGAGAAGTTTCGGAAGCTATACCCGGTGAACGTGACGTCGCAGACCATTGGTGGCGTGCCGACGAAGGTCATCATGCCCATGAACGTGCCGAAGGACAAGCAGCAGCGGGTGCTGATCAATCTGCATGGCGGCGGCTTCAACTCGGATTCGGGGTCGCTGACGGAGACGGTTCCGGTAGCGTTTATGAGCCAGACGAAGGTAGTGGCGGTGCTGTACCGACTTGCTCCGGAGCATCCCTTTCCCGCGGCTGTGGACGATGCGGTGGCGGTGTATCGTGAGTTGCTGAAGACGTACAAGCCCAGGAATATTGGCATGTTCGGGACTTCGGCCGGGGCGATTCTGACGGGCGAGGTTGCGGTGAAGCTGAAGCAGCTTGGTCTGCCGCTGCCGGGTGCGCTGGGCATCTTCTCGGGGATGGGCGACTTCAGCCAGGCTGGCGATTCGGTGGCGCTCTATGCGCTGAATGGGTTTTCAGGGCACCTCGATCCTCCGTCGGCAGAGGGGCGGGATAAGGGCTACACGGCAGATATCGATCCGAAAGATCCTGTGCTCTCGCCGATGTATGCGGATCTTCACGGCCTACCGCCGACGTTATTTATGACCAGCGGACGCGACCTGCTGCTGAGTGGGACGACGTTGTTGCATCGAGCATTTTTGAGGGCGGGCGTGGATGCGCGGCTGGTGGTGTTTGAGGCGCTGCCCCATGCTTTCTGGAATAACGAGACGCTGCCGGAGACGAAGGAAGCGGATCAGATGATGGCGGAGTTCTTCAACCGGGAGCTTGGCCGATGA
- a CDS encoding 2-keto-4-pentenoate hydratase, with protein sequence MNNGARELQLTDAINALLDARRTNTPLTDLPVEWQPTTLDEAYFVQDAMAVAYGEIGGWKVGSPTADGTPIFAPMPRNWIAPAAAVLSEQTHRYRGLEAEIAFMMGEDLPPRATPYTREEVVAAIESCHPAIEVLESGLVDPAAAARMSMLADLQMHGGFVYGPACPEWKSIDFTKETVTLAVDGLIRVERTGSNTSGDLMRLLPWLANEGAVRTGGLKAGQWVTTGSWTGNVQAISGASVDVTFVHAGRVGLRFA encoded by the coding sequence ATGAATAATGGAGCCCGGGAACTACAGCTAACCGATGCGATCAACGCGCTGCTCGACGCGCGAAGGACGAACACCCCTCTTACGGATCTCCCTGTCGAGTGGCAGCCGACGACGCTGGATGAAGCGTATTTCGTGCAGGATGCGATGGCTGTGGCGTATGGCGAGATAGGCGGTTGGAAGGTGGGTTCGCCGACGGCTGACGGGACACCGATCTTTGCGCCAATGCCGCGGAACTGGATCGCCCCTGCCGCCGCAGTGCTGAGCGAGCAGACGCATCGCTACCGCGGGCTGGAGGCGGAGATCGCCTTCATGATGGGCGAGGATCTGCCGCCACGGGCGACGCCGTACACCCGCGAAGAGGTTGTGGCTGCGATTGAGAGCTGCCATCCGGCGATCGAGGTGCTGGAGAGCGGGCTGGTCGACCCGGCGGCGGCGGCGCGCATGTCCATGCTGGCGGATCTGCAGATGCACGGCGGGTTTGTATACGGGCCGGCGTGTCCGGAGTGGAAGTCGATCGACTTTACGAAGGAGACGGTGACGCTGGCTGTGGATGGGCTAATCCGCGTGGAACGGACAGGATCGAACACGTCCGGCGACCTGATGCGGCTGCTGCCCTGGCTGGCGAACGAGGGTGCGGTGCGGACGGGCGGCCTGAAGGCGGGTCAATGGGTGACGACGGGGAGTTGGACGGGGAATGTGCAGGCGATCTCCGGAGCGAGTGTCGACGTGACGTTTGTTCATGCCGGGCGCGTGGGACTTCGGTTCGCATAA
- the aceB gene encoding malate synthase A, translating to MTTYGEGIVFTAPVTERFAEVLTPEAVTFLAGLQRAFNARRKDLLAARVVRQARLDAGERPDFLSETKSIRDAEWTVAPLPADLLDRRVEITGPVERKMIINALNCGAKVFMADFEDSTTPTWENVLEGQLNLRDAVRRTITFEDEKTGKSYKLNENPAVLFVRARGWHMEERHMLVDGEPVSGSLFDFGLYFFHNAKELLSRGSGPYFYLPKMESHLEARLWNDAFIAAEAALSVPAGSIKGTVLIETILATFEMDEILWELKDHSAGLNCGRWDYIFSYIKKFAGDVSILLPDRGQVSMTTHFMRSYSKLAIKTCHRRGVSAMGGMSAFIPIKSDPVANETALTQVRADKEREATDGHDGTWVAHPGLVPVALEVFNRVMPQANQIDKQLPDYHVTAEDLLRVPSGSITEAGLRQNVAVGLGYVEAWLRGIGCVPLFNLMEDAATAEISRAQLWQWVHHHAVLADGRPVTADLVNAAIDDDLAEKKTVLSEERFVYYERAASLMRELIDAEKFPEFLTLSAYAEVLEHEYAS from the coding sequence ATGACGACGTATGGAGAAGGAATTGTCTTTACAGCTCCCGTAACGGAGCGGTTTGCCGAGGTGCTTACACCGGAGGCCGTAACGTTTCTTGCAGGGCTGCAGCGTGCGTTCAATGCGCGGCGCAAGGATTTGCTGGCGGCGCGGGTGGTGCGACAGGCGAGGCTCGATGCGGGGGAGCGGCCAGACTTTCTGAGTGAGACGAAGTCGATTCGCGATGCGGAGTGGACGGTCGCTCCGCTGCCTGCGGATTTGCTGGATCGGCGGGTTGAGATTACCGGGCCTGTCGAGCGGAAGATGATTATCAACGCGCTGAATTGTGGCGCGAAGGTCTTCATGGCCGACTTTGAAGATTCGACTACGCCTACGTGGGAAAACGTACTTGAAGGTCAACTGAACCTGCGCGACGCGGTGCGGCGGACGATTACGTTTGAAGATGAGAAGACCGGTAAGAGTTACAAATTGAATGAGAACCCGGCGGTGCTGTTTGTGCGGGCGCGCGGATGGCACATGGAGGAGCGGCACATGCTCGTCGATGGGGAGCCTGTGTCTGGTTCGCTGTTTGATTTTGGGCTGTACTTCTTTCATAACGCGAAGGAGTTGCTGTCGCGTGGGTCGGGGCCATACTTTTACCTGCCGAAGATGGAGAGCCATCTTGAGGCGCGGCTTTGGAACGACGCGTTTATTGCGGCGGAGGCGGCGCTGAGCGTACCAGCGGGCTCGATCAAAGGAACGGTATTGATCGAGACGATTCTTGCTACGTTCGAGATGGATGAGATTCTCTGGGAGCTAAAGGACCACTCGGCTGGCCTGAACTGTGGGCGTTGGGACTACATCTTCAGCTACATCAAGAAGTTTGCGGGTGATGTGAGCATACTGCTGCCGGATCGTGGGCAGGTGTCGATGACGACGCACTTCATGCGGAGCTATTCGAAGCTGGCGATCAAGACGTGCCATCGGCGAGGGGTGAGCGCAATGGGCGGGATGAGCGCGTTTATCCCGATCAAGAGCGACCCGGTGGCGAACGAAACGGCATTGACACAGGTGAGGGCGGACAAGGAGCGCGAGGCTACGGATGGACACGATGGAACTTGGGTTGCGCACCCGGGGCTGGTGCCGGTTGCGCTTGAGGTCTTCAATCGCGTGATGCCGCAAGCTAACCAGATCGATAAGCAGTTGCCGGATTATCATGTGACGGCGGAGGACCTGCTGCGGGTTCCTTCGGGATCGATTACGGAGGCGGGTCTGCGGCAGAATGTGGCCGTGGGGCTGGGGTATGTGGAGGCATGGCTACGCGGGATCGGATGCGTGCCACTCTTCAACCTGATGGAAGATGCGGCTACGGCTGAGATCAGCCGGGCGCAGCTTTGGCAGTGGGTCCATCATCATGCGGTGCTGGCGGATGGGCGGCCAGTGACGGCGGATTTGGTCAATGCGGCAATCGATGACGATCTTGCAGAGAAGAAGACGGTGCTGAGTGAGGAGCGATTTGTCTACTATGAACGCGCTGCTTCGTTGATGCGCGAGCTGATTGATGCGGAGAAGTTTCCGGAGTTCCTGACACTCTCCGCGTATGCAGAGGTGCTGGAGCATGAGTACGCCAGCTAG
- a CDS encoding dimethylarginine dimethylaminohydrolase family protein, translating into MSTAIVTNVAAAEIPIPYKTAARPNFLMCAPTLYDVTYVINPWMAGNVHASSRDRATAQWQSLYQALARIADIQLVAPQRGSPDMVFTANAGLERNGIVMLSSFFHPERQGEEQHFRTWFEQAGYLVVDLPRDTSFEGEGDALFSTDGFTLWVGYGPRTLLASHARLAGIWPVAVASLHLIDPRFYHLDTCFATLEGGFVLYYPGAFDAASLAKIEAFYPAEKRIVVTEEDALRFACNAVNIGSTIILNRISDHLTRQLELKGFHTVQLDLSEFLKAGGAAKCLVMKLSRTA; encoded by the coding sequence ATGAGCACCGCAATCGTTACAAACGTCGCAGCCGCAGAGATCCCAATCCCGTACAAAACAGCCGCACGCCCAAACTTCCTCATGTGCGCGCCGACCCTCTACGACGTCACCTACGTGATCAATCCATGGATGGCTGGCAACGTCCACGCCTCCTCACGCGACCGCGCCACCGCACAGTGGCAGAGTCTCTACCAGGCTCTCGCCCGCATCGCCGACATCCAGTTGGTAGCGCCGCAACGCGGCTCGCCCGACATGGTCTTCACCGCCAACGCTGGCCTCGAGCGCAACGGCATCGTCATGCTCAGCAGCTTCTTCCATCCCGAGCGCCAGGGAGAAGAGCAGCACTTCCGCACCTGGTTCGAACAAGCCGGCTACCTCGTGGTCGACCTGCCCCGCGACACCTCGTTCGAGGGCGAAGGCGACGCACTCTTCTCCACCGATGGCTTTACGCTCTGGGTTGGGTACGGCCCCCGCACCTTGCTCGCAAGCCACGCACGTCTTGCCGGGATATGGCCGGTAGCCGTGGCCTCGCTCCACCTCATCGACCCACGCTTCTACCATCTAGACACCTGCTTCGCCACCCTCGAAGGAGGCTTCGTCCTTTACTACCCCGGCGCGTTCGACGCCGCCTCTCTGGCGAAGATTGAAGCCTTCTATCCAGCCGAGAAACGCATCGTCGTGACCGAAGAAGACGCACTCCGCTTCGCCTGCAACGCCGTCAATATCGGCAGCACCATCATCCTCAACCGCATCAGCGACCACCTCACCAGACAACTCGAGCTGAAAGGCTTCCACACCGTCCAGCTCGATCTAAGCGAATTCCTCAAAGCAGGCGGTGCCGCCAAATGTCTCGTCATGAAGCTGAGCAGGACAGCCTAG
- a CDS encoding efflux RND transporter permease subunit gives MVDFFIRRPIFATVCALLIILAGAVCIPTLPISLYPQLAPPQVIVTSNYIGANAKDVESAVTIILEQSINGVEGMRYISSTSSNDGTSAITITFQTGYDLSIAAVDVQNRVASAQGRLPATVNNTGITITKANSNFVLAAGFVSPDKSLSPAFISNYLDVYVADALKRVPGVGAVVIFGERKYAMRLWLDPNKLAARSLTALDVTNALSEQNVEVAAGQLGLPPGDDKQSFQMAVRVVGRLSDPRQFENIIIKNSATANGIVLLKDVGRAEIGAENYNTDLKFSGGDAVGVGVQQLSNANALDVDRQCRAVLTELRKSFPPGMDYVIAVDTTTVVSDSIREVETTIGEAIIIVIVVIFLFLQDWRATIIPAVTIPVSLIGTFAFIKIFGFSINSLTLFGITLATGLVVDDAIVVIENVQRHLADNLLVNANSDAPVVHDAHQATSIAMAEVTSAVIATSLVLISVFVPVSFFPGTTGILYKQFSLTIAFSIAISAFNALTLSPALAAILLRPETHHGGLLGLIDKVIKWVISVYAVAVTWIVKMRWVFALIFLGGLGATVYMYNHVPTAFVPAEDQGYFLILVQTPPGASLAYTSEVADRASALVRQDDDVFGTFSVMGFSLSGGSSPNSGLIFAPLKPVDERTKKGAGHSARDIVGRIGPKLFGVPGGIIFAAEPPAIAGVGSVGGFQFMLQDAGRNTFGDIDRVAHTIVAQSRDPKSGLSALNTQFTSNDPQLQVTIDRQKAKTMGVPLSQITSAMATFMGSSYVNDFDFNNRSYRVYVQADSLFRRNAQDLRQYYVRSDSNQMIPLDNLVALEETSGPQVISHYNLFRAAEIDGSPAPGLSSGQGLAAMEAIFNKNKLQGMTFSWTGLALEEIESSGKAIIIFGLGLLVVYLALAAQYESFALPFIILLAVPMAILGALTLVSLRGLDDDVYVQIGLVMLIGLSAKNSILIVEFAEQQLEHGKTIIEAAIIAAELRLRPILMTSIAFILGVMPLYLATGAGAYGRHSVGTAVVGGMVLSTALNLVFIPVLYVILKTFLALFSKNKPVRTESRGLPPPQPIN, from the coding sequence TTGGTAGATTTCTTCATTCGTCGTCCGATCTTTGCTACAGTCTGCGCCCTGCTCATCATTCTTGCCGGTGCCGTCTGTATCCCGACCCTGCCGATTTCGCTCTATCCGCAGCTCGCTCCGCCGCAGGTCATCGTCACCTCGAACTACATCGGTGCCAACGCCAAAGACGTCGAGTCCGCCGTCACCATCATCCTCGAGCAGTCCATCAACGGCGTCGAAGGCATGCGCTACATCAGTTCGACCAGCTCGAACGACGGCACCTCCGCCATCACTATCACCTTCCAGACTGGCTACGATCTTTCGATCGCTGCCGTCGACGTACAGAACCGTGTCGCCTCCGCACAGGGCCGCCTGCCCGCCACCGTCAACAACACCGGCATCACGATCACCAAGGCAAACAGCAACTTCGTGCTCGCAGCCGGCTTCGTCTCACCCGACAAAAGCCTCTCCCCAGCCTTCATCTCGAACTACCTCGATGTCTATGTAGCGGACGCCCTCAAGCGTGTACCCGGTGTGGGCGCAGTCGTTATCTTCGGCGAGCGCAAGTACGCCATGCGTCTATGGCTGGATCCGAACAAGCTAGCCGCTCGCAGCCTCACCGCACTCGACGTAACCAACGCTCTCTCGGAGCAGAACGTAGAGGTAGCCGCCGGTCAGCTAGGCCTGCCACCCGGTGACGATAAACAAAGCTTCCAGATGGCCGTCCGCGTCGTTGGTCGTCTCTCGGACCCGCGCCAGTTCGAAAACATCATCATCAAGAACAGCGCCACCGCCAACGGAATCGTCCTCCTCAAGGATGTAGGCCGTGCCGAGATCGGCGCCGAGAACTACAACACCGACCTGAAATTCTCGGGCGGCGATGCCGTCGGCGTCGGTGTCCAGCAGCTCTCCAACGCCAATGCCCTCGACGTCGACAGACAGTGCCGCGCCGTCCTCACAGAACTCCGCAAATCCTTCCCGCCCGGCATGGATTACGTCATCGCCGTCGACACCACGACCGTCGTCAGCGACTCCATCAGAGAGGTCGAGACGACCATCGGCGAAGCAATCATCATCGTCATCGTCGTCATCTTCCTCTTCCTGCAGGACTGGCGCGCGACCATCATTCCCGCGGTCACCATCCCGGTCTCCCTCATCGGAACCTTTGCCTTCATCAAGATCTTCGGCTTCTCCATCAACTCACTCACCCTCTTCGGCATCACGCTCGCCACAGGACTGGTCGTCGACGACGCCATCGTCGTCATCGAAAATGTGCAGCGCCATCTAGCCGACAATCTCCTCGTCAATGCGAACTCCGACGCTCCAGTCGTGCACGACGCGCATCAGGCCACATCCATCGCCATGGCTGAGGTCACCAGCGCCGTCATCGCCACCTCGCTCGTGCTCATCTCGGTATTCGTTCCGGTCAGCTTCTTTCCCGGCACCACCGGCATTCTCTACAAACAGTTTTCCCTGACCATCGCCTTCTCCATCGCGATCTCGGCCTTCAATGCACTCACGCTCTCACCCGCACTTGCAGCCATCCTGCTCCGGCCTGAGACCCACCACGGCGGGCTGCTCGGCCTCATCGATAAAGTCATCAAGTGGGTCATCAGCGTCTACGCCGTCGCCGTAACCTGGATCGTCAAGATGCGCTGGGTCTTCGCACTGATCTTCCTTGGTGGACTAGGTGCCACGGTCTACATGTACAACCATGTACCTACAGCCTTCGTCCCCGCAGAGGATCAGGGCTACTTCCTTATCCTCGTCCAGACGCCTCCCGGCGCTTCGCTTGCCTACACCTCAGAGGTAGCCGATCGAGCCTCCGCTCTAGTCCGGCAGGATGACGACGTCTTCGGCACCTTCTCCGTCATGGGCTTCTCGCTCTCGGGCGGCAGTTCGCCAAACTCCGGCCTCATCTTCGCCCCGCTCAAACCTGTAGATGAGCGAACGAAGAAGGGCGCAGGGCATTCCGCACGAGACATCGTCGGTCGCATCGGGCCGAAGCTCTTCGGTGTTCCCGGCGGCATCATCTTCGCCGCAGAGCCGCCAGCCATCGCCGGTGTTGGATCTGTCGGCGGCTTCCAGTTCATGCTGCAGGATGCAGGGCGCAACACCTTCGGCGATATCGACCGCGTAGCCCACACCATCGTCGCGCAATCCCGCGATCCGAAGTCGGGTCTAAGCGCGCTCAACACCCAGTTCACCTCGAACGATCCACAGCTTCAGGTCACCATCGACCGTCAGAAAGCCAAGACGATGGGTGTCCCACTGTCGCAGATCACCTCTGCCATGGCGACCTTCATGGGTTCGTCCTATGTCAATGACTTCGACTTCAACAATCGCTCCTACCGCGTGTATGTTCAGGCAGATTCGCTCTTCCGCCGCAACGCGCAGGACCTCCGCCAGTACTACGTCCGCTCTGACTCCAACCAGATGATCCCCCTCGACAACCTCGTTGCTCTCGAGGAGACCTCCGGTCCGCAGGTCATCTCTCACTACAACCTCTTCCGCGCGGCGGAGATCGATGGCTCACCCGCTCCCGGTCTCAGTTCCGGGCAGGGGCTCGCCGCCATGGAAGCGATCTTCAACAAGAACAAACTCCAGGGGATGACCTTCTCGTGGACAGGTCTGGCGCTTGAAGAGATCGAGTCCAGCGGCAAGGCCATTATCATCTTTGGCCTCGGCCTGCTGGTTGTTTACCTCGCACTCGCCGCACAATACGAGAGCTTCGCGCTCCCGTTCATCATCCTGCTCGCCGTCCCCATGGCCATCCTTGGAGCACTCACCCTTGTCTCGCTCCGAGGTCTCGACGATGACGTCTACGTCCAGATCGGCCTTGTCATGCTCATCGGTCTCTCCGCGAAAAACTCAATCCTCATTGTCGAATTCGCAGAGCAGCAGCTTGAACATGGTAAGACCATCATCGAAGCGGCCATCATCGCCGCGGAGCTTCGCCTTCGTCCCATCCTCATGACCTCGATCGCCTTCATCCTCGGTGTCATGCCGCTCTATCTCGCAACCGGAGCCGGAGCTTATGGTCGTCACTCGGTGGGCACCGCGGTCGTCGGCGGCATGGTGCTCTCCACCGCCCTCAACCTGGTCTTCATCCCCGTCCTCTATGTCATCCTGAAAACGTTCCTCGCGCTCTTCTCGAAGAACAAACCAGTCCGCACGGAGAGCAGGGGACTGCCACCGCCGCAGCCTATCAACTAA
- a CDS encoding efflux RND transporter periplasmic adaptor subunit encodes MPHLLNLRALPLLICASVLTVGCSKPAPVAPPPQAMPVKVAPVSLTDVPSRDTYVATIKSRRTSTMQPQVDGNITRILVKSGDAVRAGQLLMQIDPLKQTAAVQSQQGTQAQKQAVYQYNQTEVERQRKLFEAGVTSRDAYDQAIQAFQNSKGDYEANAALTTTQQQQLAYYQIRAPFAGVIGDIPVHLGDYVSPTTVLTTVDENADLEAYIYLPTERASLVRPGLPIDILDASGEVLAHSSISFLSPQVDNGLQSILAKAEIPRTAQRLRNLQLVNARVTWNTASQPVVPVLAVVRVGGQPFVYVAVPSAHGGYSAHQVAVTVGETFGNNYPVLSGLKQGDKVILSSIQFLQEGAPVQPLS; translated from the coding sequence TTGCCTCACCTATTGAATCTTCGCGCCCTGCCGCTGCTTATTTGTGCCTCTGTTTTGACCGTCGGTTGCTCCAAGCCTGCTCCGGTCGCACCTCCTCCCCAGGCGATGCCCGTCAAAGTCGCACCAGTCTCGCTCACCGACGTGCCCAGTCGCGATACCTATGTCGCGACCATCAAGAGCCGTCGCACCTCGACCATGCAGCCGCAGGTCGATGGCAACATCACGCGCATCCTCGTCAAATCCGGCGATGCCGTCCGCGCCGGTCAGCTGCTCATGCAGATCGACCCACTGAAGCAGACTGCTGCCGTCCAGTCGCAACAGGGAACCCAGGCTCAGAAGCAAGCTGTCTACCAATATAACCAGACCGAAGTTGAGCGTCAGCGCAAGCTCTTCGAAGCCGGGGTCACCTCACGTGACGCCTACGATCAGGCAATTCAGGCCTTCCAGAATTCCAAGGGTGACTATGAGGCAAACGCAGCCCTCACCACCACCCAGCAGCAGCAGCTCGCCTACTACCAGATCCGCGCACCCTTCGCCGGCGTGATCGGCGACATCCCGGTCCATCTCGGCGACTACGTCTCGCCCACCACCGTACTCACCACGGTCGATGAGAACGCAGACCTGGAAGCGTACATCTATCTGCCGACTGAGCGTGCCTCGCTCGTGCGCCCCGGTCTCCCGATCGACATCCTCGATGCTTCGGGCGAGGTTCTCGCGCACTCCTCCATCAGCTTTCTCTCGCCGCAGGTGGATAACGGACTACAAAGCATTCTCGCCAAGGCTGAGATTCCGCGAACGGCCCAGCGCCTCCGCAATCTGCAACTCGTCAACGCCCGTGTTACCTGGAACACCGCCTCGCAGCCTGTCGTCCCTGTGCTTGCGGTCGTCCGTGTAGGCGGTCAACCCTTCGTCTATGTTGCGGTCCCTTCGGCACATGGCGGCTACTCAGCGCATCAGGTCGCCGTAACCGTTGGCGAAACCTTCGGCAACAACTATCCCGTTCTTAGCGGCCTGAAGCAAGGAGATAAGGTCATCCTCTCCAGCATTCAGTTCCTTCAGGAAGGCGCACCGGTTCAACCGCTGAGCTAG
- a CDS encoding queuosine precursor transporter, whose protein sequence is MSPQRFKYLDALTTGFVVILLVSNLVAQKVCQIGPFAVSGAILLFPITYIFGDVFTEVYGFAASRRAIWLGFFGTSLLYLMGALVIALPAAPGWKNQQAFATVFGFIPRMLAASLVAFWAGEFANSYTMSRLKLLTNGRKLWTRTIGSTVVGQAVDTVLVITLTFAGIYPVHTLINIIVTGYLLKVGYEVVATPLTYLIINGLKAAEKVDTFDRQADFNPFAFSD, encoded by the coding sequence ATGTCGCCACAACGCTTCAAATACCTCGACGCACTCACGACCGGCTTCGTCGTCATCCTGCTCGTCTCAAACCTCGTCGCCCAGAAGGTCTGCCAGATCGGCCCCTTTGCGGTCAGCGGAGCGATTCTGCTCTTCCCCATCACCTATATCTTTGGCGACGTCTTCACCGAAGTCTACGGCTTCGCAGCCTCCCGTCGCGCGATCTGGCTTGGCTTCTTCGGAACCTCACTCCTCTACCTCATGGGAGCGCTCGTCATCGCGCTACCCGCTGCTCCGGGCTGGAAGAACCAACAGGCATTTGCGACGGTCTTCGGCTTCATTCCGCGCATGCTGGCCGCCAGTCTTGTCGCTTTCTGGGCCGGTGAGTTCGCAAACTCCTACACCATGTCGCGGCTCAAGCTCCTGACAAACGGTCGCAAGCTGTGGACGCGGACCATCGGTTCGACCGTTGTTGGCCAGGCCGTCGATACGGTCCTGGTCATTACCCTCACCTTCGCCGGTATTTATCCCGTCCACACCCTCATCAACATCATCGTCACGGGATACCTTCTTAAGGTCGGCTATGAGGTGGTTGCCACACCGCTCACCTATCTCATCATCAACGGCCTTAAGGCAGCAGAAAAGGTGGACACCTTCGACCGCCAGGCGGACTTTAACCCGTTTGCTTTCAGCGATTAG